The segment CTTCGGCTCCAATTCCGGATTTGATAAAATAGAAGAATGTTTTGAAGATGAAACGCCGTTGGTCAGCGCGCTCGAAACGGGGCTCTCTTCGGACCCGCCCATGAATTGGCGGCTGTCAGCCCTCGATAAATACACGCTCGTTTCAAATTCGGATGCCCACTCGCCGTCAAAGATAGGGCGAGAAGCAAATGTTTTTAAGGACAAGATCGGCTATAAAGAGCTGAAGACAATACTTGAGCAGAAGGACAGGGAGAAGTTTTTGTATACGGTAGAATTTTTCCCCGAAGAGGGGAAGTACCATTGGGACGGCCACAGAAGCTGCCAAGCGCGGCTTTCGCCCGAAGAGGCCAAAAACGTAAACTATAGGTGCCCACATTGCGGAAAGAAATTGACCATAGGCGTAATGAATAGGGTCGGGCACCTTGCCGACAGGCCGGAAGGTTTTGTGTCGGAGACGGCGCCCGGCTACCGGAACGTTATACCGCTTATAGAGATCATAGCGGACGCGATGGGCGTGGGCAAAGAGTCAGTTGGAGCGGGAAGGGAGTACCATTCGCTTATAAAGCGGCTCGGCAGCGAGTTTAATATACTTCTTTATATGCCCAAGGAAGAAATTCTCGAAAAGTGCCCGCCGAAGATAGCAAGCGGCATAATAAACGTACGCGAAGGGAGAGTAAAAGTTATTCCCGGATATGACGGCGCATATGGTACAATAAAAGTATTCGATGAAGGCAGCATAAAAGAAGACAAGCAACTAACGTTCTTTTAATTGTACACCTACGCGGTGTGAAACACACCGCGTAGGTGTAACACGATAGAGAATATGGCACAACAAATAATCGCAAAGATAATATCGCAAAAAGAAGTAAAGCCGGGCTGTTTCAAAATGGCCCTTTTGGCGCCGGCAATTGCAAAGGCGGCGTGCCCGGGCCAGTTTCTGCATATTCGCTGCGGCAGCTCAAGCGACCCTCTTTTGCGAAGGCCGGTAAGCATACACAGGATAGACAAAAGTTCCCTCGAGATATTGTATAATGTCGTAGGCAGGGGTACAGAGATACTGTCAAAAAAGAAACCCGGTGGCAGCGTGGACATAATAGGGCCGCTCGGCAACGGTTTCAATATATACGAAAATAGCGGTTCGGTCAAGATGCTCGTCGCCGGCGGAATGGGCGTTGCGCCGCTTCTCGGGCTTTCGGAAGAGCTGAAGAGACATAAGACTAAAAGCATAGTCATATTAGGGGCAAAGACAAAAAATCATATACTTTGCGGTAAAGAGTTTAAAAAACTAGGCGCCGAAGTATATATAGCGACCGAGGATGGAAGTATGGGCAAGAAGGGCCTTGCCACAGATCTGGCGCGCGAAATCATACATTCAAAAAGATACAAATGGCACGAAATGTGCATTTATGCCGCGGGGCCCACGGGCATGATAAAAACACTTTGTAAATTAATGGAAGGATGCAGCCTTGAATCGCAGGTGTCGCTTGAAGAGAGAATGGCCTGCGGCCTCGGGGCGTGCCTAGGATGCGCCGTTGATACCCAGGCAGGATATAAAAGAGTCTGTAAAGACGGACCGGTCTTTAAACTTTGCGATATTATATGCGAATAAATACAAAAATAAAAATCGGCAATATAGAAATGAAAAACCCGGTGGCGGTTGCTTCCGGCACGTTCGGCTACGGCGACGAATTTGAGGGCCTTACCGATATAAAATCGCTCGGCGCCATTGTGACAAAGACCATAACGCTTCATGCTCGGGTGGGCAATAAACCTCCGAGGGTTACGGAAACGCCGGCCGGCATGCTCAATTCAATAGGGCTTGAGAACCCCGGCGTTGAGAGATTCTTAAAAGAAAAGATGCCGTCATTGGTCAAGTTTAAGATACCCATAATCGTGAGCATTGCGGGCGAGAGCACAGAAGAATACGCGGAGATTGCGAAAAGGCTCGATTCCGTAAGAGAGATAGACGGCATAGAAATAAACATCTCGTGCCCCAATATACAGACGAATGAATTGATAGCGCAAAACGAGATTCTAACGGCCGAGGTTGTCAAATCGGTAAAGAGCGTGACAAAAAAGACCGTCATAACAAAATTGTCGCCTAATGTGACGAACATAGTTTCAATAGCAAAAGCGGCGGAATCGGCAGGCACTGACGCCATATCGTTAATAAACACGATTACGGCGATGGCCGTCGATATAAAGACTAGAGAAAGCAGATTGGGCAATATTACGGGAGGCCTAAGCGGCCCCGCAATAAAACCCATAGCGCTTCATATGGTGTGGAAGGTATATCGCAGCGTCGGGATTCCGATAATAGGCATGGGCGGCATAATGGACTGGAAGGATGCCCTGGAATTTATTCTTTGCGGCGCGAAAGCGGTAATGGTAGGTACGGCTAATTTTGTAAATCCGGACGCCGCCGGCGAAATAATAACCGGCATAGAAAATTATCTGAAAAGCGCGAGGGCACAAGACATAAGCGGCCTCGTAGGTAAATTAAGGGTTTAAAATGGGAAAAGGCGACAAAATTATAATAGCGCTCGATGTCAACAGCATGGAAGAAATGGAAAAGCTGGTTAGCGAATTGCGCTCCGTTGTGAAGATATTCAAAATAGGGAGCGAACTATTTGCTTCCTGCGGTTTCCAGGCGATAGATATGGTAAGGCAAAAAGGCGGCAAGATATTCTTGGACCTTAAATTTCACGATATACCCAATACCGTCATTCATGCATCCAGGGCCATTACAAGGTACGGCATCCACATGTTCACGGTTCACACAATGGGCGGGTTCGACATGATGAAAGGCGCCGTAGAGGCGTCGCGCGAAGAGGCGTCGCGGCTTAAGACGCCGCCTC is part of the Candidatus Omnitrophota bacterium genome and harbors:
- a CDS encoding endonuclease Q family protein gives rise to the protein MPYIADLHVHSKYSRATSRDMDVENLSKWAKMKGVDMLGTGDFTHPAWLKELKDNLTEKEYGIYTHGNIDYILATEVSNIYFKAGRTRKVHNIIMAPSFKAAEEVNKTLSEYGALDSDGRPILSLECDKMVKALCKIDKDIMIIPAHIWTPHFSLFGSNSGFDKIEECFEDETPLVSALETGLSSDPPMNWRLSALDKYTLVSNSDAHSPSKIGREANVFKDKIGYKELKTILEQKDREKFLYTVEFFPEEGKYHWDGHRSCQARLSPEEAKNVNYRCPHCGKKLTIGVMNRVGHLADRPEGFVSETAPGYRNVIPLIEIIADAMGVGKESVGAGREYHSLIKRLGSEFNILLYMPKEEILEKCPPKIASGIINVREGRVKVIPGYDGAYGTIKVFDEGSIKEDKQLTFF
- a CDS encoding dihydroorotate dehydrogenase electron transfer subunit, producing MAQQIIAKIISQKEVKPGCFKMALLAPAIAKAACPGQFLHIRCGSSSDPLLRRPVSIHRIDKSSLEILYNVVGRGTEILSKKKPGGSVDIIGPLGNGFNIYENSGSVKMLVAGGMGVAPLLGLSEELKRHKTKSIVILGAKTKNHILCGKEFKKLGAEVYIATEDGSMGKKGLATDLAREIIHSKRYKWHEMCIYAAGPTGMIKTLCKLMEGCSLESQVSLEERMACGLGACLGCAVDTQAGYKRVCKDGPVFKLCDIICE
- a CDS encoding dihydroorotate dehydrogenase gives rise to the protein MRINTKIKIGNIEMKNPVAVASGTFGYGDEFEGLTDIKSLGAIVTKTITLHARVGNKPPRVTETPAGMLNSIGLENPGVERFLKEKMPSLVKFKIPIIVSIAGESTEEYAEIAKRLDSVREIDGIEINISCPNIQTNELIAQNEILTAEVVKSVKSVTKKTVITKLSPNVTNIVSIAKAAESAGTDAISLINTITAMAVDIKTRESRLGNITGGLSGPAIKPIALHMVWKVYRSVGIPIIGMGGIMDWKDALEFILCGAKAVMVGTANFVNPDAAGEIITGIENYLKSARAQDISGLVGKLRV